The Eulemur rufifrons isolate Redbay chromosome 3, OSU_ERuf_1, whole genome shotgun sequence DNA segment CTAgtgccctcctgcctctgccttggcACTGCAGGTCTGCCTGCCCTGGGGCTCATGCCGTGGTCTCCGAGAGGTGCCCTCGACCGGGCTGGACTGGCTGTTGGGCCTTGATTCCGCGGGTTGCTCTCGAGGGCTCCATGAATGGCCCCAGTGTGTGGATAAAGGGGTTGGGTTTGGATAATTCAAGAAAGGATGGCTGAGGAGTTTTCTGAGTTCTCTCTCCCGCCTGCAGTGTGAGGGAGCTAGAACGAAGCACCAAGATGCATCTGCAAACTCCctgggcctgcccctgccctgccagctTAGCCCTGGCCAGGAAGTCCTGGAATCATTTTAGTGCTGAGCTCTTTTCacgtgttttcttttgtttcaccCGAACCTGGGATTTATGGATCCCTGTTTTATGGATAGGGAAGTCGGGGGTCACCGCCTCCGTGACTTGGGCTGCGCCGTCTCCACGACTGACGTGGGAGTAAAAAGGGCGGCCAGGCACTAGCACGGGCAGGCCCTGGTCCAGGCTCTTTACCCGTGAgctcgtttaatcctcacagtaaccccACAGGCTAGGTATTTTatctataatttcattttgtagCTCAGGTTAAGCCACTTGTGGAAGCCTCCCAGAATCGGCGGGTTCCAGAGCCCACACACTTCCACTCCAGACTCTGCTGCCTCCTCTGTCTGGCTGCGTTGTTGCTTGGGGTTCAAGTTCTGGTTGGAAGGTGGTGGCTGCAATGGGCCCACTTCATCTCTGTCCTCACAGAGTTCAAACTGAAGAAGATGTGGAAAAGTCCCAATGGAACCATCCGGAACATCCTTGGGGGGACTGTCTTCCGGGAGCCCATCATCTGCAAGAACATCCCACGCCTCGTGCCTGGCTGGACCAAGCCTATCACCATTGGCAGGCATGCCCACGGCGACCAGGTAGGCCCGGGCGGGAGGCGGGGGCCATGGCCCTGGGCCCCCCAGCCAGAGCCGCTGGCCCGAGCCATCCTCTCATCTCTGCAGTACAAGGCCACAGACTTCGTGGCGGATCGCGCCGGCACGTTCAAGATGGTCTTCACCCCGAAGGATGGCAGCAGTGCCAAGGAGTGGGAGGTGTACAACTTCCCCGCGGGCGGCGTGGGCATGGGCATGTACAACACCGACGAGGTGAGGCCCGTCTCTCCGTCTCCGTCTCTTGGCTTTCCTTTCTCCTGCGTTGGCCTCGCTCTCAGGCCGTGAAGAGGCAGAAACGGCCACCAGTAGCCCCTGGCTTATCCCTTGCCTGCTTGGCTACTCTGTCGGAAGAGAGCCCTCTTTGCTCCTAGTTCCGGCAAAAGTGCCAGGCTCGGGTCACATGACCATCTCCGAGCCCGTCATGAGGCCCTTGGCAGGAGGGCTCTGAGCGGGGAGAGTCGGGGGAATTAGCCCTACCCCCGCCCGGTCGGGGAAGGGGCGGTGCTTTCCGAACCACGGCTGGGGGCTGCTGCCCCTAGGAGTTGGGAGGGAGGTGCGGGACCAGCAGGAACAGCGAGCTCTCTGCACGGAGATAGTGTGAAGCCGTGGTGTGGAGGGCACAGTGCCATTCCTGGGGGTCTGGGCCTGGCGCTGGGAGACTGGGAGGAGACTGGCAGTCCCCAGGCTAGGGGACCATGCCAGggcctctctctcccctgcagtCCATCTCGGGCTTTGCGCACAGCTGCTTCCAGTATGCCATCCAGAAGAAGTGGCCGCTGTACATGAGCACCAAGAACACCATTCTGAAAGCCTACGACGGGCGTTTCAAGGACATCTTCCAGGAGATCTTTGAGAAGTAACAGCCTCTTCCTTTGCTGCATCCCACCGACTCCGCAGCCTTCCCCCACGCTGTCCCCACCATACTGGGGGAGGTCCCAGTGCATTTGGCGTAGCTTTGAGGCGCAGGGAGGAGTCCCCAGCCTGTCAACCTCCTGCTCTGTCCCCACAACGGCCCCTTTCCTCCCAGGCATTATAAGACGGACTTCGACAAGAATAAGATCTGGTATGAGCACCGGCTCATTGACGACATGGTGGCTCAGGTCCTCAAGTCTGCGGGCGGCTTCGTGTGGGCTTGCAAGAACTACGACGGAGACGTGCAGTCAGATATCCTGGCCCAGGGTACGCTGGGAGGACCCTGCTCCCTGGGGGGACAGACTGTTGGTCTTCTCTGGCTGGGGCATTTTCAGACGCTTTTGGTAGAAAACTAGTGTAGCAGCAGGACTCATTGCACGGCCCCCTGTGGACAGCAGGGGGCAGGAGCTCCCTGGCATCTGAGCGAAGGGGCACCACGAACTAGGTTTGGACTGGTGTATTACTGAGGCTGCCCTTAGAGAGAAAGGGGGCTCAAGAATTCAAGTCCTAAAGGGCTAGATTGTCAGCCCTGAGGTTCCTGACCCTGGCAGAGCCACGTGAGGGTTTGGCTCCGGTAGGAAAATGGGAGCAGGCAGGACTGGATGCACACTTTAAATGACAGGGAATGCTTTTTGCACAGTAAACCTAATGGATGTAGGAGAATATCGGGGAAGATGGCAAAGCCCCAAGCCCTAGAGTGTCCTGGAAGAGAAACTGGATTGCAGCAGAAAGCGTGGGTGAGGCCATTAGAGAACAGCGAGAAATGGCCTGATTGTGCTGGGAACAAGAGCAGGAGAGGTGGTGGGCGCGGGAGGCCCACAGGGCGTGGAGAGTGAGGAGAAAGCTAGGGTTGCACCAGGGAGGGGCAGCTcctgaggaggaaggggaggcccCCCCAGGCCGTGAAAAGGCAGAGGTCTCGTTACCTTCAGCTTTTCCGTGGTGATCCTCTCGCCAGAGCACTCCCCAGCTAGGATGGGAGCAGGGACAGCCACGGCAGACGAGAGAAAGGTGTGAAAATTAACCTTCAGTGCGTAAGGAATTGCTGTGTGGGCGGGTCAGGTGAAAATGGCAAAAACTCTCAGACAACCGTTTTAGTATCGCAGTTGTCCGCTTTTTCTTTCTTGGCCTCCACCAACCTTGTTTTGGTGCCCCAGGGCAGGGCGGAGGGCTTTGGAAGGCTTAGGGTCCTTGACAACAGCAAGGGTCACTTGAGTTGACATCTACCTGTGGGAAAATTTGGAAATGAACCACAAAGCTGGAACCTGGCTTAAAAGAGCAGCGGCAATCGTGGTTGCTGGGAACTGGCTGGCGGCAGCTTTGTGCCGCTGCCGGAACGAGCCCCCGGTCCGAGCCAGGCTGGTGGGCAGGCTCCGGGAGGCTGCAGGGCTCTGCGGGGTCTCAGGCCCTGCGGGCCACAGGCTCTGAGCGCCTGAAGGTGGGACACAGGCGTGTGTTAATGTGCTGACGGTGGCCACGCTCGAGTgcccctgctctgtgctgggccctggagcCCCTCGCCAGGGCGGAGAAGCCCCAGCCAGTGCCGTCCTCCCAGttacggtggggggggggggcacgtGGAGCCAGGAGCTGAGCAGCTGCGACAGTGGGTGACTGGGGCAGAGGCGCCAGCACCAAGAGGAAGTCTTTCTGCCCCTCAGGCTTCGGCTCCCTGGGCCTGATGACGTCTGTGCTGGTCTGCCCGGATGGGAAGACCATTGAGGCCGAGGCGGCTCACGGGACGGTCACCCGCCACTATCGGGAGCACCAGAAGGTGAGTGTGACTCGTGTGGCTGCATGAAGCCCCTCTACCCCAAGGGCCCAAAGCCCACGGCCCGAGGGCTGGGAGGACAGCCTGACCAGCCTGGGGTGGGCACCGGTGTCCAGGCAGCCTCCTTGCTAGGTGGCTCGGCTCTTGACACCCCCACGACCCCTGTCCCCAGGGCCGGCCAACCAGCACCAACCCCATCGCCAGCATCTTCGCCTGGACGCGCGGCCTGGAGCACCGGGGCAAGCTGGACGGGAGCCAGGACCTCATCAGGTGAGCGCCGAGGGACAGGCCCgagctggcccagggcaggctctgggtCCCGGCCCTGCACGGCGGGGGCCTCACTCTGCGCTGTCCCTGCAGGTTTGCCCAGACCCTGGAGAAGGTGTGCGTCGAGACGGTGGAGAGTGGGGCCATGACCAAGGACCTGGCGGGCTGCATCCACGGCCTCAGCAAGTGCGTGGcttggggtggagggcagggtggCCTTCCGGGACCTCGGGGCCAGGTGGGAAGAAGCCAGGGGACCCCTCCTAGAGTCCCCCTCATGAGTCAGCTTAGCCTTGCCGGGGGCTTGGGGCAGGACAGGTCCACAGTCCTGAGGGATGGCTCAGGCCGAGCCTCCCTAGACCAGGCCCAGGGAGTTGGTCCCCATCCCTGATGCTGGCTGCTCAGAGCGGCTTTCATCCCCTCCCACACGTCTCCCGGGAGAGCTGGCTCCCAGGTGCCTTGTCACCTGAAAAGAACAGGCTCTGCCAGGTTCCTGCTGAATTTGCTGTGGCCTGTGGCCTGGGCCGCTTGCGGAGGTTGTCCCGAAGTCCAGGCTCAGGCTGCGCCCTGGAAGGCCTGGCTGACCGCCCCGGCGAGGCCCGGGCCGCCCCTGAGGCGAGTGGCGTTCTCTCTGCAGCGTGAAGCTGAACGAGCACTTCCTGAACACCACGGACTTCCTGGACACCATCAAGAGCAACCTGGACAGAGCCCTGGGCAAGCCGTAGGAGGCGCTCGCTGCCGCGGTGGCCGGGCCGCGGCGGTCCTCCGACACGCGGTGGAGGGTGAGcctcacttcccttctctggaGGCCTTTCCAGGGGACACTTTTTATAAGcgagatgtttttaaaagtatatgtgtGTTCCCCCTCACGGTGACGTGAGGCAGGAACAGTGTGTTTTACCTCAGCCAGTCGGTATGTTTTGCATACTGTAATTTATATCGCCCCGGAACACATGGTGCCGTATTTAGCTACTAAAAAGCTCTTCACAAAACCGTCTGCTGTGTTTGTCCCTGAGAGGAAGGAGGCAGCTGGGGCTCGGAGGCAGAGGGCCTCCTACAGCTGGCGGGTTCCACCAGGGACAGACTGGCGCACCTAGGAGGGGTCCCCGCAGGGGCAGGGGGCCAGGCGCCCGGGAGCCTCTGCGTTCTGCAGGAGCAGCCTGGGGTCCACCGGGACTCTGGGGGCGCAGGCTTGCGGGTTTCTGGGGTTCCCTAGCACGATCCAGTCCTTAGTCCAGTTCTGCACCTTGGCGTTGGATGGCTTCCCGACACTCCCCCAGATGGACAGCAGGTCCCACCCAGCATGGCGCGTCCTCTCCTCCAGGCCCGTCTGGGCTCTGTGGGGCGCGTGCGTGTAACCGGGGCCGCCTGTTGTCCTGGCCAGCGGTTCCCACACTTGGGTTCGTTTTCATCACACTTTGGCAAAACTAGAAAAGTCAAGTCATAA contains these protein-coding regions:
- the IDH2 gene encoding isocitrate dehydrogenase [NADP], mitochondrial, which gives rise to MAGYLRAARSLCRAPGPGPAWAPAALTAPAAREQPRRHYADKRIKVAKPVVEMDGDEMTRIIWQFIKEKLILPHVDVQLKYFDLGLPNRDQTNDQVTIDSALATQKYHVAVKCATITPDEARVEEFKLKKMWKSPNGTIRNILGGTVFREPIICKNIPRLVPGWTKPITIGRHAHGDQYKATDFVADRAGTFKMVFTPKDGSSAKEWEVYNFPAGGVGMGMYNTDESISGFAHSCFQYAIQKKWPLYMSTKNTILKAYDGRFKDIFQEIFEKHYKTDFDKNKIWYEHRLIDDMVAQVLKSAGGFVWACKNYDGDVQSDILAQGFGSLGLMTSVLVCPDGKTIEAEAAHGTVTRHYREHQKGRPTSTNPIASIFAWTRGLEHRGKLDGSQDLIRFAQTLEKVCVETVESGAMTKDLAGCIHGLSNVKLNEHFLNTTDFLDTIKSNLDRALGKP